In Archangium violaceum, the following are encoded in one genomic region:
- a CDS encoding tyrosine-type recombinase/integrase, translating to MSVRLRKWQNKAGKVEEAWQVDFMFHHPDGRRQRVVKFSPVQTRRGAEQYERELRASLLNGTFGKENNNGERPMTLAEFAPRFLTYSENNNKHSSVVSKSQILEAHILPFFGEMALAAIGPAEIEDFKAVMRKKKSAARARKEAPTRAALRKRSGEEPKPLSLKTINNVLTVLSKLLAVAEEQRVIEQAPRVRLFAKLPKPPFDFLTFEEAERLSNAAEPEWRALLLVALKAGLRQGELIGLQWGDVDLQRGKLHVRRTIWRGISGLPKGGRERTVELPGSTVDALKGHRHLRGPYVFCQEDGQPLTDGLLKLPLRRALQRAGITREQGRIGWHDLRHTYGSHLAMRGIPLTVIKELMGHATIDMTERYAHLSPDTRREAVGVLDRASAPACDIRATRMEGAANHP from the coding sequence ATGAGCGTCAGATTGCGGAAGTGGCAGAACAAGGCAGGGAAGGTCGAGGAGGCTTGGCAAGTGGACTTCATGTTCCACCACCCGGACGGACGGCGACAGCGAGTCGTGAAGTTCTCGCCTGTGCAGACGCGCCGGGGTGCCGAGCAGTACGAGCGCGAATTGCGCGCCTCCCTCCTCAATGGAACCTTCGGAAAGGAGAACAACAACGGGGAGCGCCCCATGACGTTGGCGGAGTTCGCCCCGCGCTTCCTGACCTACAGCGAGAACAACAACAAGCACTCCAGCGTCGTGAGCAAGAGCCAAATCCTAGAGGCTCACATCCTGCCGTTTTTCGGTGAAATGGCGCTGGCTGCCATTGGTCCGGCTGAGATTGAGGATTTCAAGGCTGTCATGCGCAAGAAGAAGTCGGCAGCGCGCGCCCGGAAGGAGGCCCCCACGCGGGCAGCCCTCCGCAAGCGCAGCGGCGAGGAACCGAAGCCGCTGAGCCTCAAAACCATCAACAACGTGTTGACGGTGCTGAGCAAGTTGCTGGCGGTCGCGGAAGAGCAGCGGGTAATAGAGCAGGCCCCGCGCGTGAGGCTCTTCGCGAAGCTGCCGAAGCCGCCCTTTGATTTCCTCACCTTCGAGGAGGCAGAGCGCCTGAGCAACGCCGCCGAGCCGGAATGGCGAGCGCTGCTGCTGGTGGCGCTCAAGGCGGGGCTGCGGCAAGGGGAGTTGATCGGGCTCCAGTGGGGCGACGTGGACTTGCAGCGTGGCAAGCTGCACGTCCGCCGTACCATCTGGCGCGGTATCTCGGGCTTGCCCAAGGGCGGACGCGAGCGAACGGTGGAACTGCCCGGCTCGACAGTGGACGCGCTCAAGGGACACCGGCACCTGCGCGGCCCTTACGTGTTCTGCCAGGAGGACGGCCAGCCGCTTACCGACGGGCTGCTCAAGCTGCCGCTGCGCCGGGCCCTCCAGCGGGCGGGCATCACGCGCGAGCAAGGCCGCATCGGTTGGCACGACCTGCGGCACACCTACGGCAGCCACCTCGCCATGAGGGGGATACCGCTGACGGTCATCAAGGAGTTGATGGGGCACGCGACCATCGACATGACGGAGCGCTATGCCCACCTGAGCCCGGACACGCGCAGAGAGGCGGTCGGGGTTCTCGACCGGGCCTCTGCGCCCGCGTGCGACATACGTGCAACACGGATGGAGGGAGCTGCTAACCACCCGTAA
- a CDS encoding helix-turn-helix domain-containing protein yields MSTPPVAADATPAFLTVEEAAEILRVNRKTLYEAIRLEQVPGVARIGKTLRIRRVALLEWTAGKGRDSALGSRK; encoded by the coding sequence ATGAGTACGCCCCCCGTTGCTGCGGACGCCACGCCCGCGTTTCTCACGGTGGAGGAAGCCGCCGAAATACTGCGCGTGAACAGGAAGACTCTCTACGAGGCGATCCGACTCGAACAGGTTCCCGGCGTCGCTCGCATCGGGAAAACCCTCCGCATCCGCCGAGTTGCCCTGCTAGAGTGGACAGCCGGTAAGGGCCGTGATTCTGCGCTCGGGAGTCGGAAATGA
- a CDS encoding serine/threonine protein kinase has product MGLALGHPDIGEMIGDYKVVGFLGAGGLGIVYKVERGGRFFALKLLLIPKLDGRGKREIGILIHLENPGVVRYVGSDFWPDPVIGHPYIVMEYVPGDTLWTFAYKRNPSARKATRIILDAALTLGEVHAAGVFHRDVKPENIVIREENERPILIDFGIGSLASAPTLTGSQLPPGTEEFRSPEQIHFQRANPDGSGQYEYGPTDEMWALGVTYYWLLTDVLPFGERTDEGALGGLRERILTQRPEAPHVVNPRVPLAASLLCMKMLAERPEDRFPLVATLCAALNDSLSNAENDATWEPPLVDPLEPQTTTTLDDPAKQEPNEQRRMFLKLVKRRPRRGQPSPNVAPVLFVPAAVAGPRPPAAAANQDKLPMEEAPRVDPAPVEHEPPVMSAPVPPARELEPAAGPPPQRAAWRLGVVGSVLTVAVVALSVGADLWGHGSSSRTSEAWLELPLPPTSPSSTDAGVRGREVAPDATPLESLPGGDATPVGAQLPASTANAMLRTSAQTPKNETPKPQTQGAGFRLPVKPAAVAVCALLDGGCTAPASQVRTEPPAISCPQDWRETHKRFKFYNLPDGPGMATVNGYKAEPGEVARVKDGRVTLYVGEVGGVGFGSVGNLPDGTLLLGQWQLGDNRLFGTFTEAKIPGEGTLPVCLVAGIEGRSMGFQGASYMDEHGKSFLCPPGLGVCLTPGSMPGNAKTPTRILLIEPVGQP; this is encoded by the coding sequence GTGGGACTGGCACTCGGGCACCCGGACATCGGCGAGATGATCGGGGATTACAAGGTCGTGGGGTTCTTGGGCGCGGGGGGCCTCGGCATCGTCTACAAGGTCGAGCGCGGGGGCCGCTTCTTCGCGTTAAAGCTCCTTCTAATCCCCAAGCTGGACGGGCGGGGCAAGCGTGAGATCGGCATTCTCATTCACCTGGAGAACCCCGGCGTCGTCCGCTACGTGGGTTCGGATTTCTGGCCGGACCCGGTTATCGGCCATCCCTATATCGTGATGGAATACGTGCCGGGGGACACGCTTTGGACGTTTGCCTACAAGCGAAACCCGTCGGCTCGGAAGGCGACGCGCATCATCCTGGACGCGGCATTGACGCTCGGGGAGGTACACGCGGCGGGTGTGTTTCATCGCGATGTGAAGCCGGAGAACATCGTCATTCGGGAAGAGAACGAGCGCCCGATCCTGATTGATTTCGGGATTGGTTCTCTTGCCAGTGCCCCGACTCTCACCGGCTCGCAGCTCCCGCCCGGGACAGAGGAATTCCGCTCTCCCGAGCAGATACACTTTCAGCGCGCCAACCCGGACGGCTCGGGTCAATACGAGTACGGGCCCACCGATGAGATGTGGGCATTGGGCGTGACTTATTACTGGCTGCTGACGGATGTGCTGCCCTTTGGCGAGCGCACGGATGAAGGGGCCCTGGGCGGGCTGCGCGAGCGTATCTTGACTCAGCGGCCCGAAGCGCCGCACGTCGTCAACCCCCGCGTGCCGCTGGCCGCCTCGCTGCTGTGCATGAAGATGCTCGCGGAGCGGCCAGAGGACCGCTTCCCGTTGGTTGCGACACTGTGCGCGGCTCTGAATGACTCCCTGTCCAACGCGGAGAACGACGCTACCTGGGAGCCGCCGCTCGTGGATCCGCTTGAGCCGCAGACGACCACGACGCTCGATGACCCGGCAAAGCAGGAGCCAAACGAACAGCGGCGCATGTTTCTAAAGCTGGTGAAGCGGCGCCCCCGGCGCGGGCAGCCCTCGCCGAACGTGGCACCCGTGCTCTTCGTGCCCGCTGCGGTAGCAGGCCCCCGGCCCCCGGCCGCAGCCGCGAACCAGGACAAGCTCCCCATGGAGGAAGCGCCGCGCGTGGACCCGGCCCCGGTGGAGCACGAGCCGCCCGTAATGAGCGCCCCGGTGCCTCCAGCACGCGAACTCGAGCCTGCCGCAGGTCCACCCCCTCAGCGCGCAGCGTGGCGTCTCGGGGTCGTTGGGTCCGTGCTGACGGTGGCCGTCGTTGCCCTGTCCGTTGGCGCGGACTTGTGGGGGCATGGCTCTTCGAGCCGCACCAGCGAGGCATGGTTGGAACTGCCGCTACCGCCTACGTCCCCCAGCTCGACCGACGCAGGCGTGCGCGGTCGTGAAGTGGCGCCCGATGCAACGCCGCTGGAATCTCTCCCTGGAGGAGACGCGACACCCGTTGGGGCTCAACTTCCCGCGTCTACCGCTAACGCCATGCTTCGCACGTCCGCTCAGACGCCCAAGAACGAAACGCCGAAACCGCAGACGCAAGGTGCAGGGTTCCGCTTGCCGGTGAAGCCCGCAGCCGTGGCGGTCTGTGCGCTGCTCGATGGGGGATGCACCGCGCCCGCTTCCCAGGTGCGCACCGAGCCTCCCGCGATTTCCTGCCCCCAGGATTGGCGGGAGACCCACAAGCGGTTCAAGTTTTATAACCTTCCCGACGGCCCGGGCATGGCCACGGTCAATGGGTACAAGGCCGAGCCCGGAGAGGTGGCGAGGGTGAAGGATGGCCGCGTTACCCTCTATGTGGGTGAGGTCGGTGGCGTTGGATTCGGGAGCGTGGGCAATCTGCCTGACGGCACCCTGCTACTTGGACAGTGGCAGCTCGGTGACAACCGCCTTTTCGGCACCTTCACCGAGGCGAAGATTCCAGGCGAGGGGACTCTTCCCGTGTGTTTGGTTGCTGGCATAGAAGGCCGTAGCATGGGCTTTCAAGGCGCGAGCTATATGGACGAGCACGGCAAGAGTTTTCTCTGCCCCCCCGGCTTGGGCGTCTGCCTCACTCCCGGAAGCATGCCCGGCAACGCCAAGACACCCACGCGAATTCTTCTCATTGAGCCTGTCGGGCAGCCCTGA
- a CDS encoding DUF2381 family protein, giving the protein MGRLAHWALGEDGLSLYVIPQADYLPGERVKVTVRFADGAVPATASFWLVGHAAKGTRRVEVFRQPRPPDVLKKERDEAQAEARQCQEDKARLLAEREEPGGLMGAVWLEGAGVVASKSLDSQVRKPPANALGLEVAWSYSYTPTGETNPAGVVVRLRLLNPGAEPWTLAGAALVDSAGEEVELARWPLAPIPANGAGAVVVGIEGERAQLGCPCTLKLWEDAGPRTVTLGNVEFPVNQQEGP; this is encoded by the coding sequence GTGGGACGCCTCGCGCATTGGGCACTCGGGGAAGACGGGCTGAGTCTCTACGTCATTCCCCAGGCGGATTATCTGCCAGGGGAGCGGGTAAAGGTGACGGTGCGCTTCGCGGATGGCGCGGTGCCGGCGACCGCGAGCTTTTGGCTCGTGGGCCATGCGGCAAAGGGGACGCGCCGGGTCGAGGTGTTCCGGCAGCCGCGCCCGCCCGACGTGCTCAAGAAAGAGAGGGACGAAGCCCAAGCCGAAGCGCGCCAGTGCCAGGAGGACAAAGCGCGGCTTCTGGCCGAGCGTGAGGAGCCGGGCGGGCTCATGGGGGCCGTGTGGCTGGAGGGGGCCGGGGTCGTGGCGTCCAAGTCGCTTGACTCGCAAGTGAGGAAGCCGCCAGCCAACGCGCTCGGGCTGGAGGTGGCCTGGAGCTACAGCTATACGCCCACGGGCGAGACCAACCCCGCAGGCGTGGTTGTGCGGCTGCGCCTCTTAAACCCCGGCGCCGAGCCCTGGACACTGGCGGGGGCGGCGTTGGTGGACTCGGCGGGGGAAGAGGTGGAGCTTGCCCGTTGGCCACTGGCGCCCATCCCCGCGAATGGGGCCGGTGCTGTCGTGGTGGGCATTGAGGGGGAGCGCGCGCAGCTCGGCTGCCCCTGCACCCTCAAGCTGTGGGAGGACGCCGGGCCTCGCACCGTCACCCTCGGGAACGTCGAGTTCCCGGTGAACCAGCAGGAGGGGCCCTGA
- a CDS encoding DUF5953 family protein, translated as MHLNPLQRAYERLPEIGGRAAPCGSARLAVAVLRAPPAGSPGTRRSRG; from the coding sequence GTGCACTTGAACCCGCTCCAACGGGCCTACGAGCGCTTGCCGGAGATCGGCGGGCGCGCAGCCCCTTGCGGTTCGGCACGGCTGGCGGTGGCGGTGCTCAGGGCCCCTCCTGCTGGTTCACCGGGAACTCGACGTTCCCGAGGGTGA
- a CDS encoding ankyrin repeat domain-containing protein, protein MSQELIAAIKRHDTVQVRALLAGGADPNEPQSKWPGLRPLQVAINELSDGGEFDVVLALIEHGADVNAWDVERDMTPLLVAVCENELAAVEELLKAGAEPNVCSSEGDTPLRACVERGNVGMATLLLAAGATRTINDWGGLTGYTALGHAARRLDLPMIKLLLDAGADPRAPDEDGRPAHYRLPPRAESDSQTWDAAFELLGGAKDRMPL, encoded by the coding sequence ATGTCGCAAGAACTCATCGCAGCGATCAAGAGGCACGATACGGTCCAGGTCAGGGCGCTGCTGGCCGGAGGGGCCGATCCAAACGAGCCGCAGTCGAAGTGGCCGGGGTTGCGTCCGTTGCAGGTGGCTATCAACGAACTCTCCGATGGAGGCGAATTCGACGTGGTCCTGGCGCTCATCGAGCACGGCGCGGACGTCAACGCCTGGGACGTCGAGCGGGATATGACTCCCTTGTTGGTAGCCGTCTGCGAAAACGAGCTGGCGGCAGTTGAAGAGCTCCTGAAGGCGGGGGCTGAGCCCAACGTGTGCAGCAGCGAGGGGGACACGCCGCTGCGGGCGTGCGTAGAGAGGGGCAATGTGGGCATGGCCACTCTTCTCCTGGCCGCCGGGGCGACTCGGACGATCAACGACTGGGGCGGGCTGACCGGATATACCGCGCTCGGGCACGCGGCACGTCGGCTGGACCTTCCGATGATCAAGCTGCTTCTCGACGCGGGCGCCGATCCGAGGGCCCCGGACGAGGACGGTCGACCCGCCCACTACCGTCTGCCGCCGCGCGCTGAATCCGATTCACAGACGTGGGACGCCGCGTTCGAGCTGCTCGGAGGAGCGAAGGACCGCATGCCGTTGTAG
- the istB gene encoding IS21-like element helper ATPase IstB produces MLNEPTMQKLHSLKLSALAAEWERQQKDPELAKLSFDERLGMLVDAEWLHRENARTARCLREAKLRLSSASLEDLDYAPKRELDKSLVRQLGSCRWVAEHQNVVITGATGTGKTYLACALAEAACRKGYKALYRRAPRLFDELTLAHADGSYARVLARLAKVDVLVIDDWGLAPLKEQERRDMLEILEDRYGNRSTLMTSQLPTTKWHDHLGDPTVADAICDRVLHNSHRVVLKGPSRRKEESAEK; encoded by the coding sequence ATGCTGAACGAACCGACGATGCAGAAGCTGCACTCCCTGAAGCTCTCCGCCCTGGCGGCCGAGTGGGAACGGCAGCAGAAGGACCCCGAGCTGGCGAAGCTGTCCTTCGATGAGCGGCTGGGGATGTTGGTGGACGCCGAGTGGCTGCACCGGGAGAACGCGCGTACGGCGCGCTGCCTGCGCGAGGCGAAGCTGCGGCTGAGCAGCGCGAGCCTGGAGGACCTCGACTACGCGCCCAAGCGCGAGCTGGACAAGAGTCTGGTGCGCCAGCTGGGCTCGTGCCGCTGGGTGGCCGAGCACCAGAACGTGGTGATTACGGGAGCCACGGGGACCGGCAAGACGTACCTGGCCTGCGCACTGGCGGAGGCTGCGTGCCGCAAGGGCTACAAGGCGCTCTACCGCAGAGCGCCCCGGCTCTTCGACGAGCTGACGCTGGCACACGCGGATGGCTCGTACGCGCGGGTGCTGGCGCGTCTGGCCAAGGTGGACGTGCTGGTCATCGACGACTGGGGGCTGGCTCCACTCAAGGAGCAGGAGCGCCGGGACATGCTCGAGATTCTCGAGGACAGGTACGGCAACCGCAGCACCCTCATGACCAGCCAGCTGCCCACCACGAAGTGGCACGACCACCTGGGGGACCCGACGGTAGCCGACGCTATTTGCGACAGGGTGCTACATAACTCCCATCGGGTCGTGTTAAAGGGCCCCTCCCGCAGGAAGGAGGAGTCTGCGGAGAAGTAG
- the istA gene encoding IS21 family transposase gives MATERLSMRHIREVLRQKWEQKRSHREVASSLGISAGAVGSVLARAAAAKLSWEQVEQMREEELEERLYGAVPKPTAQRPLPDPVYIHTERKKPGVTLELLHLEYLEKHPEGYRYTQFCEYYRQWLAKHRLTMRQEHRAGEKLFVDYSGNKPHLVDETTGERVEVELFVAVLGASNYTYAEATRTQRGPDFIASHQRCFVYLGGVPGALVPDQLKSGVTRACRYEPGVQRTYEEFARHCGTVVLPARPRSPRDKAKVEVGVLVVQRWLLARLRHHTFFSLEALNERIGELLEDLNNRKMRLYDASRRELFERLDKPALRPLPAEAFTYGEWKQVRVNIDYHVQVHHHFYSVPYALVHQVLEARVTATTVELYQRGERVASHVRSDERGRHTTQPEHMPKAHQKHLEWTPSRLVHWAGTIGPNTQKLVESILRERPHPELGYRSCLGILRLARRYGNERLEAACTRALAVSARSFRHVDSILQNGLDRLAPPTDEAQPELAAQTHENVRGSDYYH, from the coding sequence ATGGCCACGGAGCGACTGTCCATGCGTCACATACGAGAAGTGCTACGGCAGAAGTGGGAGCAGAAGAGAAGCCACCGGGAGGTGGCCAGCAGCCTGGGAATCAGCGCGGGGGCGGTGGGGAGCGTGCTGGCGCGCGCTGCGGCGGCGAAGCTGAGCTGGGAGCAGGTGGAGCAGATGCGGGAGGAGGAGCTGGAGGAGCGGCTGTATGGCGCCGTGCCGAAGCCCACGGCCCAGAGGCCCCTGCCCGACCCGGTGTACATCCACACGGAGAGAAAGAAGCCCGGCGTCACGCTGGAGCTGTTGCACCTGGAGTACCTGGAGAAACACCCGGAGGGGTACCGCTACACGCAGTTCTGCGAGTACTACCGGCAGTGGTTGGCCAAACACCGGCTCACCATGAGGCAGGAGCACCGGGCGGGAGAAAAGCTCTTCGTCGACTACTCGGGAAACAAGCCGCACCTGGTGGACGAGACAACGGGCGAGCGCGTGGAGGTGGAGCTGTTCGTGGCGGTGCTGGGGGCCTCCAACTACACGTACGCGGAGGCCACGCGCACGCAGCGAGGGCCGGACTTCATCGCCAGTCACCAGCGCTGCTTCGTGTACCTCGGTGGCGTGCCGGGAGCGCTGGTGCCTGACCAGCTCAAGAGCGGGGTGACGCGCGCGTGCCGCTACGAGCCGGGAGTGCAGCGCACGTACGAGGAATTCGCGCGGCACTGCGGCACGGTGGTGCTGCCAGCGCGCCCGCGCTCGCCCCGGGACAAGGCGAAGGTGGAGGTGGGCGTGCTGGTGGTGCAGCGCTGGCTACTGGCGCGGCTGCGCCACCACACCTTCTTCTCGCTGGAGGCGCTCAACGAGCGCATTGGCGAGCTGCTGGAGGACCTCAATAACCGAAAAATGAGGCTGTACGACGCGAGCCGGAGAGAGCTCTTCGAGCGGCTGGACAAACCGGCGCTGCGGCCGCTACCGGCCGAGGCTTTCACCTACGGCGAGTGGAAGCAGGTGCGAGTCAACATCGACTACCACGTGCAGGTGCACCATCACTTCTACTCGGTGCCGTACGCGCTGGTGCACCAGGTGCTGGAGGCGCGAGTGACGGCCACCACGGTGGAGCTGTACCAGCGCGGCGAGCGCGTGGCGAGTCACGTGCGTAGCGACGAGCGGGGCCGGCACACCACGCAGCCGGAGCACATGCCCAAGGCGCACCAGAAGCACCTGGAGTGGACGCCCTCGCGGCTGGTGCACTGGGCGGGCACCATCGGCCCCAACACCCAGAAGCTGGTGGAGAGCATCCTGCGCGAGCGTCCTCACCCGGAGCTGGGTTACCGCTCCTGCCTGGGGATACTGCGGCTGGCCAGGCGCTACGGCAACGAGCGGCTGGAGGCGGCGTGCACGCGAGCCCTGGCCGTGAGCGCCCGCTCCTTCCGGCACGTGGACTCCATTCTCCAGAATGGGCTGGACCGGCTCGCCCCACCAACGGACGAAGCGCAACCGGAGCTCGCCGCGCAGACGCACGAGAACGTGCGCGGCAGCGACTACTACCACTGA
- a CDS encoding acyl-CoA carboxylase subunit beta yields MSDTKGPGDKPSPAEIHPELARLRDRLGAISDAGRPDAVARRRKTGQRTARENIEDLVDPGSFIEYGGLALAAQRSSRSLEDLVRASPADGLVCGLGTVNHALFDEERARTLVMAYDYTVFAGTQGLVGHRKLDRMLALAAQGRLPVVLFAEGGGGRPNDTDTHSVAGLDTPSFLSFAGLSGLVPRVGIASGRCFAGNAALLGCCDVVIATDNSNIGMGGPAMIEGGGLGSFAPEEIGPADVQTRNGVIDVRVRDEAEAVAVARRYLSYFQGATAPGPCADQTALREALPANRRRAYKIRPLIETLADTGSVIELRRDFGRSLVTALVRIEGQPLGLIANDTFHLGGAIDANASDKAARFFQLCDAFGLPLVSLCDTPGFMVGPQAETTALVRHVSRMFVNAASLSVPFFTVVLRRGYGLGAQAMAGGHFRAPFFIVSWPTGEFGGMNLEGAVRIGMRKQLEAIEDPAAREEMTQAMIAEAHRRGEALNMASLLEIDAVIDPAETRSWILRGLRSNPRTVREGRRRFIDTW; encoded by the coding sequence ATGAGTGACACGAAGGGTCCTGGGGACAAGCCCTCTCCGGCGGAGATCCACCCCGAGCTCGCGCGGTTGCGTGACCGGCTCGGGGCCATCTCGGATGCTGGCCGTCCGGATGCGGTGGCCCGGCGGCGCAAGACGGGTCAGCGCACGGCTCGCGAGAACATCGAGGACCTCGTCGATCCGGGGAGCTTCATCGAGTACGGCGGGCTCGCGCTCGCGGCGCAACGCTCGTCCCGCTCCCTGGAGGACCTGGTCCGCGCAAGCCCCGCCGATGGCCTCGTCTGCGGACTGGGGACCGTCAACCACGCCCTCTTCGACGAGGAGCGGGCGCGCACCCTGGTGATGGCCTACGACTACACGGTCTTCGCGGGCACCCAGGGCCTCGTGGGGCACAGGAAGCTCGATCGCATGCTCGCGCTCGCCGCGCAGGGGCGCCTGCCGGTGGTGCTCTTCGCCGAGGGCGGTGGTGGGCGCCCGAACGACACGGACACGCACTCCGTCGCGGGCCTGGACACACCCAGCTTCCTGTCCTTCGCCGGGCTCTCGGGCCTCGTGCCGCGCGTGGGAATCGCCTCCGGACGCTGCTTCGCCGGGAACGCGGCATTGCTAGGGTGCTGCGACGTCGTCATCGCCACGGACAACAGCAACATCGGCATGGGCGGGCCCGCGATGATCGAGGGCGGCGGGCTCGGGTCGTTCGCCCCGGAGGAGATTGGCCCCGCGGACGTCCAGACGCGCAACGGTGTCATCGACGTGCGTGTGCGCGACGAGGCCGAGGCGGTGGCCGTCGCCCGGCGCTACCTGTCCTACTTCCAGGGCGCGACCGCTCCCGGCCCCTGTGCCGACCAGACGGCGCTGCGCGAGGCCCTGCCCGCCAACCGCCGCCGGGCGTACAAGATCCGGCCCCTCATCGAGACGCTCGCGGACACGGGGTCCGTGATCGAGCTGCGCCGGGACTTCGGGCGCAGCCTGGTGACGGCGCTCGTGCGCATCGAGGGACAGCCGCTCGGGCTCATCGCGAACGACACCTTCCACCTGGGCGGCGCCATCGACGCGAACGCCTCGGACAAGGCCGCGCGCTTCTTCCAGCTGTGCGACGCCTTCGGGCTCCCCCTCGTGTCGCTGTGTGACACGCCCGGATTCATGGTGGGGCCCCAGGCCGAGACGACCGCCCTCGTGCGCCATGTCTCTCGGATGTTCGTGAACGCGGCCAGCCTCTCGGTCCCGTTCTTCACGGTCGTCCTGCGGCGGGGCTACGGACTCGGAGCGCAGGCGATGGCCGGAGGACACTTCCGCGCGCCGTTCTTCATCGTGTCCTGGCCCACGGGCGAGTTCGGGGGGATGAACCTGGAGGGAGCGGTGCGCATCGGCATGCGCAAGCAGCTCGAGGCCATCGAGGATCCGGCGGCTCGCGAGGAGATGACCCAGGCGATGATCGCCGAGGCCCACCGGCGTGGAGAGGCGCTCAACATGGCCTCGCTCCTGGAGATCGACGCGGTGATCGATCCCGCGGAGACGCGCTCGTGGATCCTCCGGGGCCTGCGGTCCAATCCTCGTACGGTCCGTGAGGGGCGGCGCAGGTTCATCGACACGTGGTAG
- a CDS encoding discoidin domain-containing protein, which yields MWFHERWRLVLGILGVMLTGMMPGLSAAQSGSTGPRYFGYYASAASWVGTGNYTAATSDHANVTWIAYPGLGDNTAAVNWHLERLREAQGLGMGGVLDVTGLFFDLGNTTRAPRYLRSDYLTRWQNYANQIAPYLGSVTAFYLLDEPYLHVRGDKAGIRDAINTVAQAIKARFPGKPVAAIFDYASIQDDGTTYPSFEAAGLPSELDWLGVDCYYTGSTFESCGGRSLVWYTNRLKQKMTASQRLILVPQAAYFGTQSQQSAALAGQTSLLCRIEKEVSLALGDPRFIGIFPFTYQSQHLDYGGGIREDWFGPEHLPLVRRQYARIGNHVRSGTPLRAHPCAVSASQTYAGTSPENVVDGDSNTVWNAGAGASSGTGQRQWIELDLGERTTVTRLRLQVEQFPAGPTHHVIYGGPTPNPQTEIGRFQQSTQSLQWLELTGTLHDIRYVRIVTVDNPSWVSWREIEVYRSVPPSRVYALPVAASSNDNLTLLDVADANLQTLWQSGGFPARWVELDLGQVITARKIRLLPDQTPSGYTVHEIRGGASPNPTTLLGTLSGTTSTGQWIELNSGVGGIRYLRVLTTASPSWVSWWEIEVYR from the coding sequence ATGTGGTTCCATGAACGCTGGCGCCTGGTGCTCGGGATTCTGGGAGTGATGCTCACGGGCATGATGCCCGGGCTCTCGGCAGCCCAGAGCGGGAGCACCGGTCCGCGATACTTTGGCTACTACGCCAGTGCCGCGAGCTGGGTGGGCACCGGCAACTACACGGCGGCCACCAGCGATCACGCCAACGTCACCTGGATCGCGTACCCTGGCCTGGGTGACAACACCGCGGCCGTGAACTGGCACCTCGAACGCCTGCGGGAAGCCCAGGGCCTCGGCATGGGCGGCGTGCTGGATGTCACCGGCCTCTTCTTCGACCTGGGCAACACGACCAGAGCCCCCCGCTATCTCCGCTCCGACTACCTGACGCGCTGGCAGAACTACGCCAACCAGATCGCGCCCTACCTCGGGTCCGTGACGGCTTTCTACCTCCTCGACGAGCCCTACCTGCACGTCCGCGGTGACAAGGCCGGTATCCGCGACGCCATCAACACGGTCGCCCAGGCCATCAAGGCCCGTTTCCCCGGCAAGCCCGTCGCAGCCATCTTCGACTACGCCTCCATCCAGGACGATGGCACCACGTATCCTTCTTTCGAGGCCGCGGGCCTTCCCTCGGAGCTCGATTGGCTCGGCGTGGACTGCTACTACACCGGCTCCACGTTCGAGTCGTGCGGTGGCCGCTCACTCGTCTGGTACACGAATCGGCTCAAGCAGAAGATGACGGCCTCGCAGCGGCTCATCCTCGTGCCGCAGGCCGCGTACTTCGGGACCCAGAGCCAGCAGTCCGCCGCCCTCGCCGGCCAGACGTCCCTGCTGTGCCGCATCGAGAAGGAAGTCTCCCTGGCCCTGGGAGATCCCCGCTTCATCGGCATCTTCCCGTTCACCTATCAGTCGCAGCACCTCGACTACGGTGGCGGCATCCGCGAGGACTGGTTCGGCCCGGAGCACCTGCCGCTCGTCCGTCGCCAGTATGCCCGCATTGGCAATCACGTCCGTTCCGGCACACCCCTGCGCGCCCATCCCTGCGCGGTGTCCGCGTCCCAGACCTACGCGGGCACGTCGCCCGAGAACGTCGTCGATGGGGACTCCAACACCGTGTGGAACGCGGGCGCGGGCGCCAGCTCCGGGACGGGACAGCGGCAGTGGATCGAGCTGGACCTCGGGGAGCGCACGACGGTGACGCGGCTGCGGCTTCAGGTCGAGCAATTTCCCGCCGGGCCCACCCACCACGTCATCTATGGCGGCCCCACGCCCAATCCCCAGACGGAGATCGGGCGCTTCCAACAGTCCACCCAGTCGCTGCAATGGCTGGAATTGACGGGAACACTGCACGACATCCGCTACGTGCGCATCGTGACGGTGGACAACCCGTCGTGGGTGTCCTGGCGGGAGATCGAGGTGTACCGCTCGGTGCCGCCCTCCCGGGTGTATGCCCTGCCCGTGGCGGCCTCCAGCAACGACAACCTGACCCTGCTCGATGTGGCGGACGCCAACCTCCAGACCCTCTGGCAGAGCGGAGGCTTCCCCGCGCGATGGGTGGAGCTGGACCTGGGCCAGGTCATCACCGCCCGGAAGATCCGCCTGCTTCCCGATCAGACGCCGAGCGGGTACACCGTGCATGAGATCCGTGGGGGCGCCTCGCCCAACCCCACTACCCTGCTCGGCACCCTGAGTGGAACGACTTCGACGGGCCAGTGGATCGAGCTGAACAGTGGCGTCGGTGGCATCCGCTACCTGCGAGTACTCACCACCGCGAGCCCCTCCTGGGTGTCCTGGTGGGAGATCGAGGTGTATCGCTAA